A genomic window from Micromonospora violae includes:
- the folK gene encoding 2-amino-4-hydroxy-6-hydroxymethyldihydropteridine diphosphokinase: MTRAILSLGSNLGDRLEHLRTAVATLGDVVLVRSGVYETPPWGDTDQPAYLNAVVLVQDDSATPRDWLERARDAERAAGRVRDPQRRFGPRTLDVDVIAVWGDDDEPVLSDDPELTLPHPRAHLRAFVLRPWIDIQPYGRLPGHGWLTDLLTTGPAADEALELRPRPELALESTA; this comes from the coding sequence GTGACGCGGGCGATCCTCTCGCTCGGCAGCAACCTGGGCGACCGCCTGGAACACCTGCGTACGGCCGTGGCCACCCTCGGCGACGTCGTGCTCGTGCGCTCCGGGGTGTACGAGACTCCACCGTGGGGCGACACCGACCAGCCCGCGTACCTCAACGCGGTGGTGCTCGTGCAGGACGACAGCGCGACCCCGCGCGACTGGCTGGAACGGGCCCGCGACGCGGAACGCGCGGCCGGCCGGGTCCGTGACCCGCAGCGTCGGTTCGGGCCGCGCACCCTGGACGTGGACGTGATCGCGGTCTGGGGCGACGACGACGAGCCCGTGCTCAGCGACGACCCGGAGCTGACCCTGCCACACCCCCGAGCGCACCTGCGCGCGTTCGTGCTGCGTCCGTGGATCGACATCCAGCCGTACGGTCGGCTGCCCGGTCACGGCTGGCTGACCGATCTGCTGACCACCGGACCCGCCGCCGACGAGGCGTTGGAACTGCGTCCCCGGCCGGAGTTGGCGTTAGAGTCGACGGCATGA
- the folB gene encoding dihydroneopterin aldolase, which produces MTPDRIQLTGLRARGRHGVYDFERAQGQDFVVDAVLELDLGPAASSDDVTATVHYGELAERLVAVVTGEPVNLIETLADRLLAVCLADPRVDAATITVHKPEAPVPHTFTDVAVTMTRRRTR; this is translated from the coding sequence ATGACGCCGGACCGGATCCAGCTGACCGGCCTGCGGGCGCGCGGCCGGCACGGGGTGTACGACTTCGAACGCGCGCAGGGGCAGGACTTCGTGGTCGACGCCGTCCTGGAATTGGACCTCGGCCCGGCCGCCAGTAGCGACGACGTCACCGCCACCGTGCACTACGGCGAGTTGGCCGAACGTCTGGTCGCGGTGGTGACCGGCGAGCCGGTCAACCTGATCGAGACCCTCGCCGACCGGCTCCTCGCGGTCTGCCTCGCCGACCCTCGGGTCGACGCGGCGACGATCACCGTGCACAAGCCGGAGGCGCCGGTGCCGCACACCTTCACCGACGTGGCGGTCACGATGACCCGGCGGCGTACCCGGTGA
- the folP gene encoding dihydropteroate synthase, giving the protein MTDLVRASGPVVMGVLNVTPDSFSDGGRYADLDAAVGHGVRLRDAGAHLVDIGGESTRPGAARVDAATEAERVLPVIRELTAAGVAVSVDTSRARVAEAALAAGAAVVNDVSGGLADPDMARVVRDAHCPWVLMHWRGHSRGMRELATYTDVVADVRAELAQRIDAALAAGVAADRLIVDPGLGFAKTAAHNWELSARLPELLDLGYPLLFGASRKSYLGGLLAAPNGTPRPTAQREAATVATSVLAVAAGAWGVRVHDVRATADALAVWAATGSPRLAAPPRDQRPPQHDHEQEVRR; this is encoded by the coding sequence GTGACCGATCTGGTGCGGGCTTCGGGCCCGGTGGTGATGGGCGTCCTCAACGTCACACCGGACTCCTTCTCCGACGGCGGACGGTACGCCGACCTGGACGCCGCCGTCGGACACGGCGTCCGTCTGCGCGACGCTGGCGCGCACCTGGTCGACATCGGCGGCGAGTCGACCCGCCCGGGCGCTGCCCGGGTCGACGCCGCGACCGAGGCCGAGCGGGTGTTGCCGGTCATCCGTGAGCTGACCGCGGCCGGCGTGGCGGTCAGCGTCGACACCAGCCGGGCCCGGGTCGCCGAGGCCGCGCTCGCGGCCGGCGCGGCGGTGGTCAACGACGTCTCCGGCGGCCTGGCCGATCCGGACATGGCCCGGGTGGTCCGCGACGCGCACTGCCCCTGGGTGCTGATGCACTGGCGCGGGCACTCCCGTGGGATGCGTGAGCTGGCCACCTACACCGACGTGGTGGCCGATGTCCGGGCCGAGTTGGCCCAACGGATCGACGCGGCGCTGGCCGCCGGGGTGGCTGCCGACCGCCTGATCGTCGACCCCGGTCTCGGCTTCGCCAAGACGGCCGCGCACAACTGGGAGCTCAGCGCCCGCCTGCCGGAGCTGCTGGATCTCGGCTACCCACTGCTCTTCGGGGCCAGCCGCAAGTCGTACCTCGGTGGGTTGCTCGCCGCCCCGAACGGCACTCCGCGACCGACCGCCCAGCGGGAGGCGGCCACCGTGGCCACCAGCGTGCTGGCGGTCGCCGCGGGCGCCTGGGGCGTCCGCGTGCACGACGTGCGGGCCACCGCCGACGCGCTCGCCGTCTGGGCCGCGACCGGCAGCCCCCGCCTGGCCGCACCGCCGCGCGATCAGAGACCACCGCAACACGATCATGAGCAGGAGGTACGGCGATGA